From the genome of Ardenticatenales bacterium:
CAGATGACGGGGGTCGCTTGCGCCAACGCCTCGTCCATGGCGCGCAGGACGAAGGGCAAAGCCAGACTGTCATCCAACTGCCAGCTAATGACATAACGAGAGTACCAATCCATGATGGCTACCAGGTAGAGCCAGCTACCGGCCAGACGAATGTAGGTGATGTCAATGGTATGATCATAAATGACAAGTTCTGTTTGAGTCGCTCTGCTCAACTCCAATTGAGTTGGTCACGAATCGGACTGTATGAACGTCGCCAGCAGAACAAGGCAAAAACAGCGTATCCTTCCGATGATTCTATTCATTCAGGAGGAAACTGTGAAACGCCAATGGCAGATTCGACGCCAAACCAGTCCGAAAATGGATGGGCAACAGCGCTGGGATCGCGCTTATCAACTGCTGCTCCACTGGAGCCAAGCCGACCCGCTGCTGACCAATCCCGTCTCCAATCCAACTCAGGAGGTGCTTTATGACCATCAAGGTGGCTGTCTACGTCAGAGTCTCGACTGTGAACCAGGCTCAAACTCAAACCATTGACCAACAACTCCAGCGATTATGCACCCATATTGAGGCGCAGGGCTGGCCGTTGCCGGATGACCGCATCTTTCGGGATGACGGCCGCAGCGGGGCCAGCCTCAACCGCCCCGGCCTGGACAAATTGCGCGACGCTATCCGCTGGGGCGAGGTCGAACAGGTATTCATCACCGACCCAGATCGCCTGGCCCGCAAGTACGTCCATCAAATGATCCTCCTGGAGGAATTCGCCCGCTTTGGCTGCCAGGTTGAATTCCTCGACCGGCCGATGAGCCAGGACCCGCACGACCAGTTGTTGCTCCAAATCCGAGGGGCCGTCGCCGAATACGAACGCACCTTGATTACTGACCGAATGCGACGCGGTCGGCTGGCCAAGTACCAGGCTGGCACTCTGCTGCCCTGGACCCGTCCACCTTACGGTTACCGGCTCAACCCAGATTGCCCGCGTGACCCAGCTGGCGTGTGGGTTGAGGAGGGCGAAGCAGCCATCGTGCGCGAAATCTTTGCCCTTTATACCCAGGAGAACTACAGTTTGCAAGGCGTCGCTTCCTATCTACAAAAACAGGGCGTGCCAACGCCAAGCGGCAAGAAAATATGGAGCTTATGCACCTTACGTGCCATCCTTCGCCAACCAGCTTACTTGGGCCAGGTCTATGCCCGCCGCTACCGCTACCGGCCAGCCCGTGTACGCCGCTCTGCCACGCATCCCATCGGCCGGCCGCACCAGAGCCTGGCGGAATTGCCGCCGGAGGAGTGGGTCCTGGTGGGCAGCATCCCGGCCCTGGTTAGTCAGGAACAGTTTGACCTGGCTGAAGCGAAATTGGCGCAAAACCAGAGCTTCGCCAAGCGCAACAATAAATCCCATGCCTACTTGCTGCGCGCCCTGGTCAGTTGTGGGCAATGCCAATCCTCTTGCTTGGCCCGCAAACTGAAGGGCGGCCAGACCTACTACGTTTGTACGGCTAAAAGCAATCCCATTCACAGCCGGAAGGCGGAAAAGTGTCCATCCCGCTTCAGCCCGGCGCAACAACTTGATGACCTCGTCTGGCAAGACCTCTGCGAGGTAATAACCCACCCGGAGAGCATCGTCCATGCCCTGGAACGCGCTCACGGTGGACATTGGCTGCCTCAAGAACTACAAGCCCGCCGAGAAAATCTGCGTCGGGGTCGTGTTCAAGTTGAGCAGCAGCTAGAACGCCTGACGGAGGCCTACTTGAACGGTATTATTCCCCTGGCTGAATACCAGCGCCGGCGCGGCGACCTGCAACAGCGAGTGGACGCCTTTGACCGCCAGGAAAACCAGTTGAGTGCCCAGGTGAATCGCCAGCTTGAGGTGGGTGGTCTCGTCAACCATGTCGAAGATTTCTGCCAGCGCATCCAGACCAGTTTGGCGCAAGCCACCTTTGAACAAAGGCGCCAGTTGGTTGAGTTGTTAGTTGACCGGATCATAGTCAACGACGGTGACGTTGAAATCCATTACGTGATTCCAACTACAACGGAGAGCGAACACGTTCGTTTTTGTCATTTGCGTTCAGACTATTTCAATGCCCCAGATGTGGTTGGGGTAGCTGGCCGTGACGTTCCTTAACAGATAGGGATAGACCTTGTGCGCGGGACCCGGCTGGCTGAGCCTGGGTTTCGGGTAAATGGCCGCTAACCCCATCTCGCGCATGTATTGGCGCACCGTTTCCCGACACGTCTCATGTCCTTCCTGCCGCAGTTGCGCCGCTATCTTGCGCGCACCGTAAAAGGGACAGGCGGTATAGATTTCGTCAATCCGGTGTTTGAGCGCCACTTCTCGGACCGACGGCGGCGCGGGCTGGTAGTATAATCCACTGCGATGCAGACTCAACAAGCGTGCCTGTGCCACCAGGCTCAACGAGTTGTCTTCTCGTTCTACCAGCCCTCGCCGCTCGCTCATGCTCAACCCTTCGGCCACTTTTTTTCAGCCAGTTCAACTCCGTTGTCAACCGTCCAGCTTCGGCGTACAGGTCTTCAATGAGTTCGTCTCGCTGTTTCAACTCTGATTCGCCGACCTGCCGTTCACGACTGAACAGCAGGGGCAGTTCATCCAACACACGTTGTCGCCATTGGCGCAATTGATTGACGTGGATGCTTTGCTCGCCGGCCAATTGCGCCACGCTCTTTTCTTCTTTCAACAAGGCCAAAACCATCTGGGCTTTGAAGGTGGGTGGGTATTGTTTTCTCATGTCTCGTAGTCTACCTTAAAACCACCGTTTTTTCTGTCCTAATTTCTTAGGCCATTATAGTCCCCAATGCCAACACCAGACGGGGCAGCAATGGCTGGAAATGCAACAAGCCCTGCTCTTGCCTGTGCCCACTTTCTTGCTCACCTTCACCCTGCCCGCCGCACTGCGCCCGCTGGCCCGCGGTAACCAACGTTTGCTCTATGACCTTCTCTTTCGCAGTGCGGCGGCAGCCACCCAAATATTGGCGCAAGACCCGCGCTTTGTCGGCGGCAAAATCGGCATGGTTGGGGTTCTCCATACTTGGGGACGCAACTTAAGCTACCATCCCCACGTTCATTTTCTCGTTCCTTCTGGCGGCTGGGACAGTGCCAACCAGAGTTGGTTGCCGGGCAAGCACAACTTCTTTGTCCCCGTCAAGGCACTGTCCCCTATCTTTCGCGCCAGGTTCCGTGATGCGCTACGGGGAAGTGACTTATTTGGCGCTGTTCCCACTGAGACGTGGACAGACGATTGGGTTGTACACTGCAAACCGGTCGGCGATGGTCGCGCCGCCTTGCGCTATCTGGCCCCTTACATCTTTCGCGTTGCTATCAGCAACCGCCGCATCATCAAGTTGGTTGAGGGTCAGGTCACTTTTCGCTACCGGGAAACGGACACCGGTCGTTGGCAAACGTGCCAACTGTCAGCAGAGCAGTTCATCCACCGCTTTCTACAGCACGTTTTGCCCAAAGGCTTTGTCAAAGTACGCTATTATGGCCTGTTTGCGTCCTGCAACCGTCATTACTTGACGGCGATCAGACAACAGATGGATGAGGCCACAACGGACCCGCACCGGGCCACAGCCGCACCGGATACCGTCACATCAGAGCCGCCATACTGCCCTACTTGTGGACAGCAAATGCAGTTGCTCAAAAGAGTGCCCCCTCGTCCCTGGCAACCGCCCTAATCGGGTCATACTGGCTTCTGTTGACCTTGTTCTTAGATGTGCTAGCGAACAGCATCCGTTGCCCCCTGCCCATTCTGTGACAGGTAGCTGTCCAAAAGAGGATGATAATCTCCGAAACAGGACCACACATGTCTAATACACCCCCACTGCGTCGCTTTTTTGCCCCTGTCTCCCTTCCCCATTATACTTGTCGCAGTTCTTCAGGGTGAACCGGGTCGTTTCCTCACGGTTACCGTTTAAATCAAACGCCAAATAGACCACCGACTTGCTCTCCCCACCGGCTTAGTTCAACTGAGGCATTCGGAGAATGCCCATCATACGGCGGCTTACTGGCTGATTCTTGAAGGCTCCTTTTGGACGCGCCGTATGAATCCTTATTCGTTAGGGTAAATCGAGCCGTTTCATCGTTGCCACTGGCTAGCTCAAACGCCAAATAGATAATCGACTCGCTCCTCCAACCGGCTTAGTTCAACAGGATTCATATGGCGGCTTACTGGCTGGTTCTTACAGACTTCTTCTGGACGCGCCGTATGAATCCTTATTCGTTAGACGGCCTGATGCCACAGCGTAAGGCCACAATCAAAACATCATGGAGGAGTTCACAGTGAGCAAAATAGTAAAAAGGAATCATCGAGGTTACAGAGCCAGTGGGAAAATGTGCCAGAATCGGAGGACAAAAAAACACCTGTCAACTGAACAAGTATCGAACCGAATCCTGGCAGTCATTGGTATTCTTACACTCTTACTCGCTTTCGTTTCTGTGCGCTCAACGATGGGTGAAAACTCATCGAGTGCAGCAAACACAGAAGCATACCCTGCTCCACAAGCTGAAACAATCGCATACGCAAATGAAAGCATTGCTTCAGATGTTAATTCTCAGGCAAATATTAGCTACACCAGCAGCGCAGCAAATACCACCTCCTCTGGTGGTCAAATCACAGATCGGGGGTTCGGCGGACACCGGCATGATGCTGAGTTGGGGTTGATTTATATGAACGGCCGTTACTACGTGCCATCGGCAGGCCGCTTTGTCAGCCCTGACCCGGTTGTACCCAATCCTGCCAACCCGCAAGCCTGGAATCGTTACAGTTATGTCTATAACAATCCCGTCACACTGTCCGACCCAACAGGCCATATTCCCTGTTACATGTACTGTCCACAAGAAACCTATGACCCGGTACAGGGGCAGTTCATGGCCAATTACGCTGGGCCGTGGGATGTTGATCAGCAACGTGCCAATGCCGCCAGAGCGGAAGCATTTTTCCGAGGGACGGCAGAAACGGCCGCAGGTATGCTCTGGGAACCAGCCGACTGGGCAATTGCCGCAAGCGATGGCCTCCAATGGTATGACGGTTTGGGGATGCTGCCCTTAATTCCTGCTTCGTGGGGCGATAACTTGGGGCGCTTTGCCGCCAGATATGGCGATGAGTTCTTACAGTCCGTGCGACTGGTAGATAATCCCACCTTCCGCAACCTGACCTATGGCAATTTCCGAGAAAACCTATCTCGTTTCACGGGTTTCATGCCCACCAATGATTTTGAAGCGCATCATATCTTGCCCAACAAGTTCGCCAATAGATTTGAAAGAGCCGGGTTTATTGGTGAGAACAGTATTCATAACCCCATATTTGGCACGTGGGTGCAAAAAGGCGATCACCAAAGTTGGGCCCGTGCCTACCAAGATAGATGGGAAAAATTCTTTGTAGACCACACCAACCCGACGATGGAACAAGTGCTAAATTTTGCCAAAGACCTGTCTGAGGAATACGGATTTGATATCTACCTCCCTTAGTTTTGCCAGCAAATAAACCAGACGGTGTAATGATGAAACAAAATGATTCTAAAATAAGACACCTGTCCGTGGCGACTAACAAATTCTATGTGGCTACTGCTTTGTTTGAAAAGACAGTCGCTATTTGGGATATGCATACCGGACAACAGATTAAGATTTTTAACACGGTACTAGATTTTGGTGGACAGCGGCTTGCTCTTAGTAGAGAAGGGCATTTGTGTATAGTAGGAGCCTACCACCGTTATGGAGTACAAGCCTATAACACATATACAGGGCAAGTTACGTGGAAAAGAAAGGATCTTACAAAAGTCCAAAGAATACATGCTTCCCCCAATCATGATTATATCTATTGCTGTTTTGGAGATAAACCCTGTCATGTTGTAGACCTTCAGGATGGTCGGACGCTACAAAAATATCGAGGTGTAAGGAAAGCATTTGAAAGTTCTTACGGGCCGAAAGTCTTTCTTTACAAGCACCAATCTGAGATTCGTGATTTAGAGAATGAGGTCAGTATTGAACTTCAAAGTCTGGAATTGGGTGTTATTTGCGCTGCTTTCTCACCAGAACAACTCGTTGTTTCTGGAAAATATACGGATTGTTTCGACCTGCAAACAGGTAAGCGCCTATGGCGTTATGAGCCTCCTCCCGGAAGTCACGCGTTAGAAGCTGAATATCACCATGCAGATAGAGCTTTCTTTATTGTTCAATGGTCTTATGAAAAGGGTGGTTCTAAAATATTAGTTCGCCTCAACGAAAAAGATGGTAAGCCTGAAACAATTCTTGATTTGGGTGAACCAGCGGAAACTCTTTTCTGTATGCAGGGACAATGGTTAGTGTTATCGGATGGGAGAGTAGTCGAAGTAATCTCAGGGCAAGAAAAAAAGAGGCAAGATTTCGTATTAACTTTGATAGAACAACACATGACAGAACAAGCAGAAAACAATCAAACACAATAGGAGAACAGCAAACGGCCGTCTAGTTATGGTCGGCGGGGCAGTCACCTGCCCCACCGCCACTTCCGAACCCATCGTGCGCCTTTCAACGCAATAGGCTCTTCGACTATCAGGGCTGTTGTCATCAGCACTTCTTGCTGTGCATCTGGTCGTGACAATGACCATGTAGGAGTGCCAGGTTAGCATACCGGTTGTTGTTTCGGTTGCCATCTTGGTGATGCACTTCCATGATGTCATCATCCTTGAAGCGAAGACCGCAACAATCACATTTGCCCCGTTGACGTTTCAATAGTCTGGTGACTCGTTTGGGCTTCGTGGGGTCACGCCCCAACCGAGTACCCCAGTATAGCCAATCTCCATCGAACGGCGATTGGTCACCGCGTACCTTGACATGACGACGAATAGGGGTATCTCGATAAAACGCTAACGCGCCCGTTTCGTCGCCAAACACCACTCTGTCATTAACTCTGTGCCAGTATCGAAGGTAGCGCCATTGGGCGGGCTTGTCGTGATGCCGATGAGTTGCCCACCTGCGGAGCATGAAATAGACTTGAAAATCCATCCGGTCAAAGACCTTCTTGGCGGCACAAGGGCGGTAGTAATTCGTCCAACCCCGGATGATGGGATTGAGCTTGGCGATGAGTGCCACTTGTGGCGCGCCGCGATGTTGACGGATAATGTCCCGAACCTTATCCAGGTGCCGTTTCTGAGCCGATTGACTGGGTTTGATGAGTGTCCGAAAGCCGGACTTTCCCCGATAAGAGCGCGTGCGATACTTGCCAATCGGGTGTTGCCGGACGTGGAATCCCAAAAAGTCGAAGCCAATCTTCCCCTCATGTTGGTGCAATGTGTGGGTGACGCTGGTTTTGCCTGGTTTGAGATGCAGTCCCATCGGAGCTAACCACGCTTCCGCCCGTTCTCGCAACCTATTGAGAGTGTCCAAATCTTCATGCAAAATGACGAAATCATCCGCATAGCGAATGACGCCCGGTTTCTGCCTTTTGGGAAGGACATCAACCAGTTCGTTTTCCAGGCCATGCAGAGCGATGTTTGCCAGCAGCGGGGAGATAACCCCGCCTTGGGGTGTTCCGGCTTTGGGCAGCAAGAAGACATCTCCTTCCATAATGCCTGCTTTCAGCCATTGTCTTACCAATCGCGTGACTGGCGTTGACGCATTCAACTTCTGTAATAAAGCTGGATGGGAGATTTGGTCGAAGCATTTGGCAATATCGGCGTCGAGGACATACTTCTGACCAAGGGATTGTTTGCCAATCTTCAGTATACTTTGTATCTGTCATAAGACCTGACCTCTACTAAGTACCTCTATCTTCCCTGATACCGGGCTCACGTCAGCTTATCCTGCGCGTTACCGCAAGCATTTGCTACTTGAGCCATCCTGCCCACCTCGGTTTCTGGCTGGTAGCCTGCTCTCGATGAGGAGAGAACTGTCGGTGGGTTGCCCCGTTCCCCGTATCCATTTTGCGTGGCCGTAGGATGATGCTTTACGCCGGGTCTCGTGAGAATGGATGTCATAACCCAATGTACGGTCATGACCAGAGACCAATCCCTTTTGGGCTTGCCTGTCAGTCAGTTTGGCAAGTTCTCGCTGACGACGCTTCAACCACATCTTCACTTTCGTTATCCATAGCCGCCTGCTGATTCTGAGCCGCCTCTGACTGGCAGCGTGAACCGTTTCTTCCCGCTTTCCACGATTGATGACCAGTCGCACGCAGAGGGAAGGGCTGTCTATCCATCCATTGGGACGGGGGGAGTTGATATTCCCTACCCGCTAGGGTAATATCGCACCCACTTGGATACGGAGTTGTCAAAGTTCAGTAACTTTGCCGCTCATCCCCCGTGTCCGCAGGCACGGTTTCGAGCGAACGGGTCGCACACAGGGCTTGCAGCCGACGCGAAGCGCGGCTGAAGCGGGCGTTGAACCAAAACGTTGGTCGGACGCTGACGCCGCCGACCGAATGCCGCGCTCCCTCTGGCGCAGGCGGGCGGCTACCGCCGCCGAACAACGCCTGCACCCGACCCCGACCTATCGGAACGGGGCAAGATGAGCACGGCGTTAGGCAAACTTAACTAGAGACAAACAATCCCTGCAAATGAGGAAAGATGATGATATGAAAGTATCTATTAAGGTTTTATTGTTCTTCCTGGTATTTTGGCTAACCGTGATGCTTGTAAACATATTCGTTCACGAGTTAGGCCACGCTGTTTTTATGGCGGCGTTTGGAGGATGGAA
Proteins encoded in this window:
- a CDS encoding recombinase family protein, whose translation is MKVAVYVRVSTVNQAQTQTIDQQLQRLCTHIEAQGWPLPDDRIFRDDGRSGASLNRPGLDKLRDAIRWGEVEQVFITDPDRLARKYVHQMILLEEFARFGCQVEFLDRPMSQDPHDQLLLQIRGAVAEYERTLITDRMRRGRLAKYQAGTLLPWTRPPYGYRLNPDCPRDPAGVWVEEGEAAIVREIFALYTQENYSLQGVASYLQKQGVPTPSGKKIWSLCTLRAILRQPAYLGQVYARRYRYRPARVRRSATHPIGRPHQSLAELPPEEWVLVGSIPALVSQEQFDLAEAKLAQNQSFAKRNNKSHAYLLRALVSCGQCQSSCLARKLKGGQTYYVCTAKSNPIHSRKAEKCPSRFSPAQQLDDLVWQDLCEVITHPESIVHALERAHGGHWLPQELQARRENLRRGRVQVEQQLERLTEAYLNGIIPLAEYQRRRGDLQQRVDAFDRQENQLSAQVNRQLEVGGLVNHVEDFCQRIQTSLAQATFEQRRQLVELLVDRIIVNDGDVEIHYVIPTTTESEHVRFCHLRSDYFNAPDVVGVAGRDVP
- a CDS encoding transposase, coding for MALKHRIDEIYTACPFYGARKIAAQLRQEGHETCRETVRQYMREMGLAAIYPKPRLSQPGPAHKVYPYLLRNVTASYPNHIWGIEIV
- a CDS encoding transposase, whose protein sequence is MRKQYPPTFKAQMVLALLKEEKSVAQLAGEQSIHVNQLRQWRQRVLDELPLLFSRERQVGESELKQRDELIEDLYAEAGRLTTELNWLKKSGRRVEHERAARAGRTRRQLVEPGGTGTLVESASQWIILPARAAVGPRSGAQTPD
- a CDS encoding transposase, giving the protein MQQALLLPVPTFLLTFTLPAALRPLARGNQRLLYDLLFRSAAAATQILAQDPRFVGGKIGMVGVLHTWGRNLSYHPHVHFLVPSGGWDSANQSWLPGKHNFFVPVKALSPIFRARFRDALRGSDLFGAVPTETWTDDWVVHCKPVGDGRAALRYLAPYIFRVAISNRRIIKLVEGQVTFRYRETDTGRWQTCQLSAEQFIHRFLQHVLPKGFVKVRYYGLFASCNRHYLTAIRQQMDEATTDPHRATAAPDTVTSEPPYCPTCGQQMQLLKRVPPRPWQPP
- a CDS encoding RHS repeat-associated core domain-containing protein, with the translated sequence MSKIVKRNHRGYRASGKMCQNRRTKKHLSTEQVSNRILAVIGILTLLLAFVSVRSTMGENSSSAANTEAYPAPQAETIAYANESIASDVNSQANISYTSSAANTTSSGGQITDRGFGGHRHDAELGLIYMNGRYYVPSAGRFVSPDPVVPNPANPQAWNRYSYVYNNPVTLSDPTGHIPCYMYCPQETYDPVQGQFMANYAGPWDVDQQRANAARAEAFFRGTAETAAGMLWEPADWAIAASDGLQWYDGLGMLPLIPASWGDNLGRFAARYGDEFLQSVRLVDNPTFRNLTYGNFRENLSRFTGFMPTNDFEAHHILPNKFANRFERAGFIGENSIHNPIFGTWVQKGDHQSWARAYQDRWEKFFVDHTNPTMEQVLNFAKDLSEEYGFDIYLP